The Oncorhynchus kisutch isolate 150728-3 linkage group LG10, Okis_V2, whole genome shotgun sequence region AGGCGCTCCCCGGAGGAGGGCGGGACCGGGTCGCTAGCCACTCGGGGGCGGTACCGCCAGCTGACAAATGCAACGTCTCAGGAGGCCCTGTTGACCACGCCCAACAGCTCTCCCTCCAAGTCGTGTCCCAGTTCGGACTGCTCGCCTGTTTACATTCGTCGGGCACGACGCCCAGACAGTGAGGGTAAGAGAGGCAGCCATCCGCATTGGGCAAGAAAATCCTCATCCTAGTTATTACAGTCCAAACACTAAGAATGAAATGCCCTGTGATATTAACTATGGTATATTAAGCCTAAagaggcaaaacacacacacacacacacagcatttaaGTGCATTATTGGCTAATCCATAAATGTATTGCTACACAACCACCATTACTGCCATACCATTAAGGCCCCATCAACATGTTGGTAATGGTGAGTTAATGTATCAAAAAATGCTTTGTCTAATCATGAATGTTTTCATTGTTTCTCAGTGTTAGTTTCAGAAAACAGTCGAGACACAAGCCCGGCCGACACCGGCAACAACAGCCTTATCTTCGACAAGAAGACCAAGAGGAGGTTCTTGGACCTGGGGTAAGTGCTCAATATTGAGACATTTAAACTGGTTACATTGTAAACGCATTGTAAATTGGTCCGTTTTCAAAACTGGTGCTTTCTGTTGATTTTAACCCACTGTTTATTTGTTCTTCTGAAGGGTCACATTGAGACGCTCCTATGTGAGAGTCAGAAAAGACAAGTCAAACAGACTGTCAATGGGAAGCCGGTGAGTCCATGGGTAGCCattttgtctctgtccctctgtttcaGTACAGGAGGCAAAATGTTGGCTCTATTAGAACTAGTTAGCACATGAGAGGCATACTTTTGTCTCTTTCAGTTAGCATATTGAATCTCTCTTTCACTGCACAGGGAGTCATCTGAGAGCCCGTCCAGGTCCTCTGGCTCGTTCGTGCCTTTCTCCTGGTTCACTGACAGCGCCAGGGGCTCTGTGTCCTCCGGGGCAACCCCGCCCTGCTCCCCCAAACTGGTCTCACAGGACTGCAGCCCCCGCAAGTCCAACTCTCAGGTAACTCACATCCACAATAAGATATAGACACATCCAGATACCATACTTAGGTCAGGCTTCACTATTATGTTACTTCTACCATTGTCCACTTTGTGTTTTTATCATTGTCAGAGGCCTCATGTGTTTATGTTAGCATTAGCATATAGGCTAGTCTTCATTTCATGTCTGTCATTGAGATTTCTGCCACATCTGACAACGTCACGACAATGATGTGCACACTTCAAATGGACAGAAGGCCGTGTGTTATTatggttctggatggccagatagctagcaacaatgacaagaaactgtcatgtggTGAATCGTAAGTGGCTCGTTTCAACCAACCTGTCTATACATTCCACAGTTTAAATGACCGAGAAAAGGATGCTGCTGTTACCCTTGGAGATATGCGAAATGCTTTTAACAAATCTTTTCAAATGAATGGCGAAGAAGGAGAGAACTTTCTCCCACTGGGTCTGAGCTTCAAATGCACATCAaatgaaaacagtcaacagtttaGAGAAGCAGACACCAGAGATATAACACTGCTATAAACAGACTTGCGTAGATGCGACAAGCATCGTCAAGTTCGTCATCCTTCATaagcctctctccctctttccctctcttctctctctcgctctccctctttccctctcttctctctccctctctctttccctctttccctctcttctctatctttctcccacCCTCactatccatccatctctccccctctgtctctcgcacaccacacacacacacacacacacacacacacacacacacacatatatatatatatatatatatatatatatatatatatatatatatatatatatatatatatatatatatatatatatatatatatatatactctcactcacacactctctctctctctgaagaggCCCATAGTGTGACAGCTCCTGTGGAGAGTCTGAGGGGATTGAAACCCAATTAGGAAACAAGGCGAGTTTTCCTCTGAGTCTAAGAGGGCACTGCTATTCGACATTTATCGACAAGGATGGCTACATTTACACAGAGGGGAAATCGATGGCCTTTTGTGCGGCACAATGTCACAATCTCGTATCAAACCGACAGATGACTTCGAGAGTTAAAACAAGAACATGGCTTCGATGCAGGAGACTTCAGTTGACAGATCCGATTGACCACGTTGAGGGATTTTGGTGTTGTCTTCCTCTTACATGGTTTGGTGCATGCACATCTATTGGATGGAAAACATAGCTTAATATACAGAATGAAAGAGGCTGAGGCacagggttatagtggttgtctgtTCAATACCCAGGAAGGCAGACATATGCCTCCCACTGACTTTGCACCAGCTAATTAAAGCCTCTGCCAAAGGCCTAAGTATTTCTCAGGGAAATAGATAATGTTTCAGAAGCTTGTGGGCCACTGGCTGTTTAGCTAAGAGGCACAGAAAGGACTAGTAGGAAATACACAGTCGTCCAATCACACCGTTGATGTAACAAGGTGTGTTCCGTATTACGTTTCTTAAATGTTATTTCACTGTCAAACGTATAGTTAAGAGCAAGCCTGGCTCTTTGAGCTTCATAGTTGTTCTGCTTATGTGCACAAATTGCTTTATCAATCAAAGGTGTTATAAGCACAACAAATATGATATTTTACATATTGAGGTAAAGCTCTTCCACAGATGAACATATTAGCAGAAAGAATGTCATCATGTGTAGCCTATTTAAAACATATAACCAGTAGGTACATGCACAGGACACCTAACAATACATATATTTCTTGTTGGGTGGCTCTCTTTGCACACATTTGCAGTTTTATGCAGAAATCCCATGATGCAATCGATGCTGTTGATTTACTCACCTTGGAGACTTGACCGCTGCGATGATTTTAGCTAACCACAACGACAATGTCAAGACAACTAGATTACCGTTTTAACAAAAATAGGAAAGTAGCAGAACATATTTCCACTTAGTGGCTAATAAATATTCTAATGCCCATGTTTACATATGCTTTAAAACCTATTTTAACTTTTGAATCACTTTTTGAAGCAGTTCGGTGAGTTCATGAATATAGCCTTCTATGGGAGAAAACACCCATCCACCCCTCTCAGCTTCACTTGGTTTGATCCATTCTGAGTCAAAACCCTCCCAATTATTGGGACAGGGGGAGTGTTTATACTCTCTAACACCTCCACCATGACACATCTAAAAGCCCCAGTAGCAACATGTTCGGGATCATGGGcccgtcccaaatagcacctttaTTTCCCATGAAGTGCAATGCTTTTGACTACGGGTCACAAGTTGTGAACTTTATAGGGATGAGAGTGCCATTTAGAACAGAGCTCCGTAGGGTTTAACAGTGAGGAGGAGCTATGCAAAGCATCCCATATGCACTTAGTCATCAGCACGGAGGCTGGGGCCCTTCGCTCTGCATAGCAATTAAAGCTGCAGCTTTCCATTGAAAGCAGAGAGGGCCATTAAATGTTCTACCACTGTGTGCCTGTCCAGCTGGGATAATAGCTCTAgtatgggtcccaaatggcaacctataccctacatagtccactacttctgaacagagccctggtcaaaaggcagtGGTAAAaagtacttgaaagtactacttaagtcgtttttggggtatctgtactgacTCACTAAATACAAATGCATTGTTTGTGAATGAtggctgagtgttggagtgtgcccctggctaaccataaataaaaaaatatttacatttacgtatgatacttaagtatatttaaaaaccaaatacttttacactTTTgcacaagtagtattttactgggtgactttcacttttacttgagtcattttctatgaaggtgtCTTAtttttttactcaagtatgataattgggtactttttttcaccactgtcaaaagtagtgcactatatagggaacagagtgccatttgggacgcacacctaATAAGCCTGGTGTCTGGAGAGGAGGCAGATACCCATGACTTTGCTTTCCTCCTCTGTACTGTGGCTCTCAAGGGGCCTGTCAAGGGCCGTTATAGGGCTGTGTGTCTGACTTTCTtttgcgcgcgtgtgtgtgcatttaTATGTGTTAAGAGGGGCATCATTTGAGAGGGAAATTAATCACAAATATTatgtttctgtattttttttaaaagtgTTACTGCTTGTGACCAAACATTTTTTATCTTTCTAAGCATAAACTGTTTGAAAGTAAGGTTTACGAACAATGCATTAATATCCTTCTAATGTCAGATGTAATTGATCTTGATGTGGACAAATCAATCGTTCCAATACTGTTTGACCACAGTGGTCACACTCAATGAAAATATCACTGTGCACAATGCAGACAAAACGGTATTCATTTATCATGGTTGgatcatttctctcctctctctctctctctctctctctctctcccctccaggagTCTGCCCTGAGTGATGAGTTCTCTCCTCCCCCCCGTAGTCCCCCCCACGCCTCCAGTGGGACCACAGCCGACTCGTCCTCCCGCTCCTCACAACGCTACCAGACCCTCTCCCAGTCCTCAGACGAGGTAAAGGGCTTCCTAAtgcagtggtggtggtagtgggcaTTCTCGGCCTCGGAATAAATGGATCTAAACTCGATTTCAGTTTGATACAGTatatgagacagagggagactgaGGCCAGGATCACTGAGTGAGAATGCAAGAGGCCATTTTTGATTAAAGCAGCATTACACTCAAATCTCTAATAGCGTACCAACAAAACTCTGAATTATTCTCTAGTAAAATGTGTACCATTACCTGAAATAACTACCGGATGTCCATTTGGGGTTATGCCGTCTTGGTTACCGGTGGCAACTAACTTATACTATAGCACACACTGCATTCAATTTGAAGTTCCAAGCAGTTCACTTAAATCCAAAGCAGTAGGAGTATATGTTACGGAGTCTAGTTGATAGGTAATCGACTAGCCGGACTGTTCCCCGGACTCTGTGTGTAAGGATTTGTACAATGCACAAACAAGGCTATTGAACCTGacattggtgtctgtctttattcctTCATCCAACATATCatacatggtgtcagaagtggctTGGAAAACacacgtttgttatttttgtagctAAGTACAGTATAGGCGCAGTTACGTTCCATATGCGAACACACGCTGTTTCCTACTCATAACACTGATCAACTcgttgttagctggctagctagcatcaCTACCTACTTCGATGACAGAAGGCAAAGAAATCTCATATTCCATTGCTATGGCAGCGAACATTCCGCCACCAAATCCCATGGTTCTCACAGGGGACTGGAATACTAATTGGGACAACTTCAGGGATGAATTCGAGGACTATGCGCTGGCGACCGGTCTACATGAGAAACCCAACGAGGTACAAGCTGCAACTCTGAGGAGTTTAATGGGCAGCGAATGCAGGCATATCTACCGGCACAATCTCACCCTCGCAGCACGACCACGACAACAGTGTGATGCAAAGGCTATATTGGATGCATTGGAGAATTACTTCAAACCCGCCAGAAACGTCATTTACGAGCGGTTCGTTTTCGGAAGCTGCAAACAGGAAGAGGGTGAGTCAGTACACCACTTTGTAACCCGTTTGAGAGAGAAATCCGCCACTTGTGAATACGGGGGATTGAAAGATGAATTGATTTGTGACAAAATAGTGCTGGGAATTGCAAATGAGGATACTGGCTAGCACTGGCTACCCAAGCATGAGGCCGCAGTGCAGGAGATTAAATCTCTGGCTTCATCCATGCCAGTGTTGCGCTACTACGACGTCATGAAGCCTGTCACAATCCAGAGCGACTCCAGCCAAAGTGGACTTGGATGCTGCCTTATGCAGGAAGGCCAGCCCGTTGCGTTTGCCTCCAGAGCGCTCACCCCCACCGAACAAAACTATGCACAAATTGAGAAAGAGTGCCTCAGCATAGTCTTCTCCTGACAGCGATTCCATCACTACTTATATGGGCGAGACCTGGTCACCGCTGAAACTGACCACAAACCACTCATTGCCATATTCAGTAAACCTCTCCTCAATGCGCCCAAGAGGCTTCAAAGCATGCTCCTGACTCTGCAAAACTACAGCCTGAAGGTCATTTACAAGCCAGGACCAGAGATGTACATCAGCGACACACTGAGCAGGGCAACAACACAATGTACAGGCAGAGGCACTGTCTATCAGCGGCAGACCATCTGTTCGCTACAGCAGGAACGACAAGATGTTCAACAGATCAATCAGGCAGACTACTTAAACGTCACAGATCACCGCCTAGCCCAGATAAGGCAACACACTGACAAGGACGAACACCTACAGTCACTGAAGTCCATGGCTCTCGCAGGTTGACCATACCTGAAAGAGGAGACACCTTTCACAGTGAGAGAATACTGGACCTTTCGAGATGAGATCAGCGTGCAAAATGGCGTCTTGTTCAGATGTCAGAAGGTCCCAAATTATTCCCAAATCACTACGTCCAGAGATGCTTACCCGCATACACTCCAGTCACGTTGGAGGTGACGCATGCTACCGCCAGGCTCGTGAAACATTATACTGGCCAAACATGCAAGCAGAAATTAAAGACTTTGTCAGCAACTGTACCACATGCAACGAGTTCGCTCATGAAAAGCAAAAGGAAACCATGATGTCACACGAACTGCCCACAAGGGCCTGGCAAATCGTCAGCATGGACTTATTCAGCCACAGACAAAAGGACTATCTTCTCATCGTTGATCACTACTCTGACTTTTGGGAAATTGAACTGCTCCCTGACTTGTCTGCAGAGACAGTCATAAAGCGCTGCAAGGCACAGTTTGCAAGGCAAGATCAGCCTGACAAGATAATCATGGACAATGGCCCACAATTCACTGCACAGTTCAAGCGTTTCGCCTCAGAATGGGAGTTTGACCACGTGACCTCCTCCAagacacccaaaagcaaatggcaAGGCAGAATCAGCTGTCAAGATTGCAAAAAACCTGTTAAGCAGGGCCTTGCGCGACAGCAACGACCCATGGAAAGCGATCTTACAGTGGAGGAACACACCCACCGAAAACATGGACAGCAGCCCAGCACAACGCCTTCTGTCCAGACGTCTGAAGACTACCATCCCCGTAGCTAACAAGCTACTTGAACCCTGCGTCATGGTTGGCGTCATGGACAAACTGCGTCACAGAAAGCAGCTCGCTAAGTGCTTCTATGACCGGACTGCTCGAGACCTACCAGAGCTGGAGGTGGGTGAAACAATAAGGATGAAACCGCTGCCGGGAGACCACACAGGACTTTGGAGGCTGGGCACATGCCTGCAGAGAGTTGCACCACGTTCTTACCTGGTGGATGTTGGTGGCTCCCTCTATCGTCGCAATCGGGTGGATCTGCGTGTAGCAGAGCAGACCAACCAGAACACGCCATACACTCACCTAGATGAGCTGGATCACAGTCCAGGCCTAAGGATAAGGGGTGCAGAATTGAGACATGGGCCAACTGAAGGTGAGGCTTCTACCCCACCAAGCACTCCAGCTCGTGCCCCTAATCCTACCCCTGTCAGAGCCAATACTTACTCACGGGTGGGTCGGCTGTGCAAGCCACCGGACAGGCTTACTCTGTAAGCAAGGGACTGTTAACTTGCCCTCGgttaattaaaatatatatattttcttaaataattaaattaaattaaaaaaggaTGATGACAACGGAAGTAAAAAGAGAATGGAATGCTTTTTCTATTGTTATGACCTGACTGTTAACTTAATGTTATGCCTTTATGTTTGCACTTTCTATTGAAAAGGATGATGTTACGGAGTCTAGTTGATAGGTAATCGACTAGCCGGACTGTTCCCCGGACTCCATGTGTAGGGATTTGTACAATGCACAAACAAGGCTATTGAACCTGacattggtgtctgtctttattcctttatccaacatatcatactgaaacagTGTAGAGTGTGTGGTCCTGGTGTGTGGTCCTGTGGTCCTGGGCCCTAAAGTATGGTAATAGTGTCCTCTGCTTGTATACTTCATATTATGGCGAATTTAGtatgacatccgggaacttttggcatgcTAACTATaaccatactatgaccaataagcatactatatactcaattcaAGTCACAAATAGTGCTATTAGTGTGAGTATTTGAACACAACTCGAGTATGGTGAGTGCTCTGCGACCTCAAACACTCCCTGGCCAGATGCTGTCCGACACGGCTGCACAGTGATTAGGGAATCAATTACCTCCGGTaaactagctctctctctcccgtcacATCTGATTTAGCTCAGCATGTTGGAGGGGATATTGGGTTTTCAGAGGGGCTTTAtgactctctccctcatctccttaAGCTGCCATTACAGAGGGATGCAGGAGGCACGTCAGACCTGGGTACAGAGAGTAGTTTTCTTTCGAGTACTTTAATTGCACTCGATTGTGTGGGCGCATGTCTGGCACAAAGGAACCAATGGAATCGTCTCCAACGTGCGAAACCCTGCCCGTCTGGCACTCAGCCGGCTACAGCCTCTTCTATCACCCCGAGTTAATTTTTTAGCAGCGCTTCACTTGTTCCTGTGCTTCACCGCCGGCGGAGAGACACTCTGAGGACACCTCAGTGCCTGGCAGGCAGAGAGAGCCAACCTGACAGGACCATGCTAGCCACCAGGCTTCCAACACCACTCAGACCAGGGGTTAGATTAAACAGTGATGTTTATGCGCGCGTGTGTACATGGGTGTGACGCAAGGGGGGTCTGGACGATAGAGGCAGCTTTGTAATTGTCACTGCAACCTAAAGAGTCATATCAGTGGGTGTAATGAGGCAGAACGTTAGCTCTGTCACTGCACCGAGGAGAGAGGTAAGGCTACATTGTTTTGTGCTATTCATGACCACCAGGGCAGATTAACATGCTCTTCAGACTGCTACCCCACAAAAAAGCTATTTTTCCTATTAGGGAGCTGAAGCGGCACAATTGTACTGAATAACTGAATATCTTGGGCAACTTTCCTTTCAGCCTATTGACGAGCCACTGTGCCTCGTGTCGTCGTGGAGCACCCAGCAGGTGTGCCAGTGGCTGAAGGGGTTGAACATGGAGCAGTACATCCCAGAGTTCACTGCCAGAGACATCGACGGGGAGCAGCTCCTCCTGATGGACGGCACCAAGCTCAAGGTGAGAATGGTTCAGGgaaggagacgagagagagagagaggaggagaggagtgggaagAATAGAAGGAAGGGGACTAAGTtcaaggaggagaggaaaggagggagagcggaggagaTCCGGGTCAGAGAATGGAGAGGAGTGGGAAGGATAGAAGGAAGGGGACTAAGTtcaaggaggagaggaaaggagggagagcggaggagaTCCGGGTCAGAGaatggagaggtgaggaagaagggcagatggaggagaggaaggatggCAGATGGATGGAGAAaatggtagaggaggagaggaaaaaaaGAGGAAGGGCATATGGGTATGAGTGGGCTGACGAGAGCAGATGGTGAAAGGGGAGAAGCGGAAGAGACTAGattagaggagagggatgagaggaggtgagTGCATATAGGATCAAAGTAAAACGCAGAGTATCTCTGACTGATTGATCCAGTCAAAAACAAACACTCACCGACAACAACTTACAGAGGGTCTCTTTAAGTATCATCTCACTGCTCTCTGCTGGTGAGAGTGACTACTTTCATGCCATCTGAACAAACatataaacccaacatgcaacaatttcaaagattttactgagttacagttcatataaggaaattagtcaattgaaaaaaaaaatattaggccccgatctatggatttcacatgactgggaatacagatatgcatcggttggtcacagataccttaaaaaaggtaacgacgtggatcagaaaaacagtccgtatctggtgtgaccaccatttacctcatgtaGTGTgacacatagagttgatcaggctgttgattgtggccttttTGATTGTGTGTCCGacttctcttcaatggctgtgcaaagccCCTGGATATCGGCGGGAACTGAAGCATGCTGTCGCACACGTTGATccggagcatcccaaacatgctcaatgggtgacatgtctggtgagtatgcaggtcgtGGAAGAACTCCAGAAATTATCCGCTTTCAGGAATTGTTTACAGATCCTTGCAATATGGGGCAGTTATCatcctgaaacatgaggtgatggcgatggatgaatggcacgacaatgggcctccaGGATTtcgtcactgtatctctgtgcattcaaatgaccatctataaaatgcaattgtgttcgttgtctgtagcttatgcctgcccttaCCAAAACcctaccgccaccatggggcagtcTGTTCCCAACATTGACATCcacaaactgctcgcccacacgatgccgTACGCACTGTcggccatctgcccggtacagtttaAACTGGTATTAATTTGTGacaagcacacttctccagcgtgccagtggccatcataGGTGAGCATTTGctcactgaagtcagttacgatgccgaactgtggtcaggtcaagaccctggtgaggacgaagaGCATGCacatgagcttccctgagacggtttctgacagtttgtgtagaaattctttggttgtgcaaacacacagtttcatcagctgtccgggtggaagaagaagaagccggatgtggaggtcctaggctggcttggttacacgtgatctggagttgtgaggctggttggatgtactaccAAACATTggaagtggcttatggtagagaaattaacatgcaatagctctggtagacattcctgcagtcatcatgccaattgcacactccctcaaaatttgaaacatctgtcattgtgttgtgacaaaaccgctcattttagtggcctttttatttctcctagcacaaggtgcagctgtgtaattatgctgtttaatcaacttcttggtatgccacacctgtcaggtggatggtttaTCTTGCCCGaagcagaaatgctcactaacagggatgtcaacAAATTTGAGCACAAAATTGGAGAAAATAAGCTTTTAGTGCATATCGaagatttctgggatctttcgtttcagctcatgaaacatgttgcgtttgatatttttgttcagtgtatgtactAGGCCTAACTCCCAAACTACATGTCAAGGgttgtgtgtctgtttctctaaCGTCTGTTTACATTAATTGGGATTTGAAGCCTAAggcatggaaaccatgtatttgatacatTTCACCTAATCCCGCTCCAGCCATTCCCACAAGCCCATcgtccccaattaaggtgccaccaacctcctgtgattcacacccacacaccagtggaggctgctcaggggaggacggctcataataatggctggaacggagagAATGGAATGTCGTCaaaccatgtttgatgtatttgataccattccaccaattccgctccagccattaccacttgcccgtcctccccaactcaggtgccaccaacctcctgtggcacACTTTCACATATGCtgtgctactctgtttattatctatcctgattgcctagccACTTTTTTACCCTTAACTACATGcactggtggaaaaagtacccaattgtcatacttgagtgtaagtatagataccttttaatagaaagttactcaagtgaaagtcagccagtaaaatactacttgagtaaaagtatttggttttaaaaatacctaagtatcaaaagttaaagtataaatcatttaaaattccttatattaatcaaaacaaaatgtatttggcACATGCACCGGTGCAGATCTTAATGTTAAAtacttacttacaaacccttaaaaccaacaatgcagttaagaaaaataaggtTAAGAAATATTTACTCAATAAACTAAACAAACACACTAAAATAACAATATCGAGGCTACAATGTGTTTATgtagggggtacaggtacctagtcaatgtgctggggacaggttagtcaaggtaatcgaggtaatatgtaggatAGGGTAAAGGGGCaaagcagacagcaccattttcttgttttaaaatgtatggatagccagtgCCACTctctaacactcagacattatttacaaaa contains the following coding sequences:
- the LOC109898370 gene encoding sterile alpha motif domain-containing protein 14-like, which encodes MSATQLEETNVFDLNEAIPETELLDNSIQKGRAQLSVKARRHRPSRSRFRDSVSSTEGDDSLERKCLDSPLHSVRSPLHSTLRGGSSPSPDSLLSSSSPCPTLRSPVFSFDTSSLRRSPEEGGTGSLATRGRYRQLTNATSQEALLTTPNSSPSKSCPSSDCSPVYIRRARRPDSEVLVSENSRDTSPADTGNNSLIFDKKTKRRFLDLGVTLRRSYVRVRKDKSNRLSMGSRESSESPSRSSGSFVPFSWFTDSARGSVSSGATPPCSPKLVSQDCSPRKSNSQESALSDEFSPPPRSPPHASSGTTADSSSRSSQRYQTLSQSSDEPIDEPLCLVSSWSTQQVCQWLKGLNMEQYIPEFTARDIDGEQLLLMDGTKLKGLGVNSSTDRSALKRRIRDIHTAAEKERKALDKLDRQKEKQRKKEQELRKLNTS